A window of Deltaproteobacteria bacterium contains these coding sequences:
- a CDS encoding response regulator, with translation MNQALHTSRPTILHIDDEQLMRLTVGDYLRDSGYAVLEAASAPEG, from the coding sequence ATGAACCAAGCACTCCACACATCCCGGCCCACGATTCTGCACATTGACGACGAACAGCTGATGCGTCTGACCGTGGGCGACTATCTGCGGGACAGCGGCTACGCGGTCCTGGAAGCGGCATCCGCGCCCGAAGGG